In the Acidovorax sp. A79 genome, one interval contains:
- a CDS encoding IPTL-CTERM sorting domain-containing protein has translation MSRICFRIATMILFVVGFSSQAWAQAFTEDFDNITLLTGNGWFMQNNSTPAGSTSWFQGTATTATPTPGPFNAYSGAANAYIGANYNNTGSTGTISNWLAMPNRTLRNGDVLTFFTRKPTGTDYPDRLEVRLSTNGASTNVGSGATAVGDFTALLLSVNPTLVAGGYPQTWTQYTITISGLPAPTSGRMAFRYFVTSAGALGTNSDYIGIDNTVYTPYVCPAFTMTPGGALAPAVWGQAYSTPLSQTGALGAPSYAVTAGALPPGLTLGGSGTISGTPTATGTFNFTVTVADASGCSGSQSYSIQVEANVPGAPQNVSVTAGNGQATVNWQVPSHDGGSAISGYTVTAVQDGSKTCTTSGALGCTVSGLTNGSAYSFRVVATNNKGPSAAGISNVVTPTLSTVTGTVPGMSGTGSVTLAGGGASCTLDSSSAFTVPSTAPANRTLPHGAFEFLATGCTGSVTISITYPTPLPEGVQFWKFGPATAGAQTSTWFLWTEAALSPDRRTVTYSITDNGIGDSDIAAGRIRDPLAPALGSDPTSIPVNNPWALAALAAILGWMGLRRQQRGSPG, from the coding sequence ATGAGCAGGATTTGTTTTCGTATTGCCACAATGATTCTCTTTGTGGTTGGTTTTTCCAGCCAGGCCTGGGCCCAGGCATTCACAGAGGATTTTGACAACATCACGTTGCTCACGGGCAATGGATGGTTCATGCAGAACAACAGCACCCCGGCCGGCTCAACCAGCTGGTTCCAGGGGACAGCAACCACAGCGACGCCAACCCCCGGCCCCTTCAACGCGTATAGCGGCGCAGCCAATGCATACATTGGCGCCAACTACAACAACACCGGCAGCACCGGCACCATCAGCAACTGGCTCGCGATGCCAAACCGGACGCTGCGCAATGGGGATGTGCTGACCTTCTTCACAAGAAAACCCACGGGGACCGACTATCCCGATCGGCTGGAAGTCCGGCTGAGCACCAATGGCGCAAGCACAAATGTGGGATCAGGCGCCACCGCCGTGGGGGACTTCACGGCGCTGCTGCTGAGCGTCAACCCAACGCTGGTGGCCGGCGGCTATCCCCAGACGTGGACGCAATACACCATCACTATCTCGGGACTTCCAGCCCCCACCTCTGGACGCATGGCGTTTCGCTATTTCGTCACCTCGGCCGGTGCTCTCGGAACGAATTCCGACTACATCGGTATCGACAACACGGTGTACACACCCTATGTGTGCCCGGCATTCACGATGACACCGGGGGGCGCGCTGGCCCCGGCAGTCTGGGGTCAGGCCTATAGCACCCCCCTTTCACAGACGGGTGCACTGGGAGCGCCAAGCTATGCGGTGACTGCTGGCGCTTTGCCCCCCGGGTTGACGCTGGGTGGTAGTGGCACCATCTCCGGCACGCCAACGGCCACTGGAACCTTCAACTTCACAGTGACAGTCGCGGACGCCAGCGGCTGTTCGGGTTCGCAGTCCTACTCCATCCAGGTCGAGGCCAACGTGCCTGGTGCGCCCCAGAACGTCAGCGTCACGGCTGGCAACGGGCAAGCGACCGTGAACTGGCAAGTACCATCCCACGATGGCGGCAGCGCCATCTCCGGCTACACGGTCACAGCGGTGCAAGACGGCAGCAAAACGTGTACGACCTCGGGTGCGCTCGGCTGCACGGTCTCTGGCCTCACCAACGGATCGGCGTACAGCTTCCGCGTCGTGGCTACCAACAACAAGGGGCCTTCCGCCGCAGGCATCAGCAATGTGGTCACACCAACACTTTCGACGGTGACCGGCACGGTACCTGGCATGTCAGGCACCGGCTCAGTCACCCTCGCTGGCGGAGGCGCAAGCTGTACGCTGGATTCCAGCTCCGCATTCACGGTGCCTTCTACGGCCCCCGCCAACCGCACCTTGCCTCACGGCGCGTTCGAGTTCCTCGCCACCGGCTGCACCGGCAGCGTCACCATCTCCATCACGTACCCGACTCCGTTGCCTGAAGGCGTGCAGTTCTGGAAGTTCGGACCGGCTACGGCAGGAGCACAGACCTCCACCTGGTTCTTATGGACCGAAGCAGCGCTCAGCCCGGACCGCCGCACAGTGACGTACAGCATCACTGACAACGGCATAGGTGATTCAGACATTGCCGCAGGGCGTATCCGCGATCCGCTGGCTCCGGCACTGGGCTCTGACCCCACCAGCATCCCGGTCAACAACCCGTGGGCACTGGCTGCACTGGCTGCCATCCTGGGTTGGATGGGACTGCGCAGGCAACAGCGCGGTTCTCCAGGATAG
- a CDS encoding aldehyde dehydrogenase, with amino-acid sequence MTAISMLINGERMQATGGATFERRNPLDGSAATTAPAATVADAQAAADAAAQAFPAWSALGPNARRALLLKAAHALEAKGDAFAAAMAAETGASGLWAGFNVHLAAGLLQEAAALTTQIAGEVIPSDVPGSLAMGVRQAAGVVLGIAPWNAPIILGVRAIATPLACGNTVILKGSELSPATHGLIIEALQEAGLPPGVVNFVTNAPADAGAVVEAIVAHPAVRRVNFTGSTKVGRIIAQTCAKYLKPVVLELGGKAPLLVLDDADVDAAVAGTVFGSFANSGQICMSTERIVVDNAVADEFVAKLGARAKALPLGDPRKGPVVLGSVVDMATVHRCNALIDDALAKGATLVCGGKSDSTLMQATVLDHVTAEMDIYREESFGPVKPVVRVNGVEEAIACANDNEFGLSSAVFSRDVAKAWNVAARIESGICHVNGPTVHDEGQMPFGGVKSSGYGRFGGMAGVREFTELRWITVQTTPRHYPF; translated from the coding sequence ATGACTGCCATTTCCATGCTGATCAACGGCGAGCGCATGCAGGCCACCGGCGGCGCGACTTTCGAGCGCCGCAACCCGCTCGACGGCTCCGCGGCCACCACGGCCCCAGCGGCCACCGTGGCCGATGCCCAGGCCGCTGCAGACGCAGCCGCCCAGGCCTTCCCGGCCTGGTCGGCCCTGGGCCCCAATGCGCGCCGCGCGCTGCTGCTCAAGGCGGCGCACGCACTCGAAGCCAAGGGCGATGCCTTTGCTGCCGCCATGGCCGCAGAAACCGGCGCATCGGGTCTGTGGGCCGGCTTCAACGTGCACCTGGCGGCAGGACTGCTGCAGGAGGCCGCGGCCCTCACCACGCAGATCGCCGGCGAGGTGATTCCGTCGGACGTGCCCGGCAGCCTGGCCATGGGCGTGCGCCAGGCCGCGGGCGTGGTGCTGGGCATCGCGCCGTGGAACGCGCCCATCATCCTGGGGGTGCGCGCCATTGCCACGCCGCTGGCCTGCGGCAACACGGTCATCTTGAAGGGCTCGGAGCTGAGCCCGGCCACGCACGGCCTGATCATCGAGGCGCTTCAGGAGGCCGGCCTGCCGCCAGGCGTGGTGAACTTCGTGACCAATGCACCCGCAGACGCCGGTGCCGTGGTCGAGGCCATCGTGGCCCACCCGGCCGTGCGCCGCGTGAACTTCACGGGCTCAACCAAGGTCGGCCGCATCATCGCGCAGACGTGTGCCAAGTACCTCAAGCCCGTGGTGCTGGAGCTGGGTGGCAAAGCACCCTTGCTGGTGCTGGACGATGCGGACGTCGATGCCGCCGTGGCCGGCACCGTGTTCGGCTCGTTCGCCAACTCGGGCCAGATCTGCATGTCCACCGAACGCATCGTCGTGGACAACGCCGTGGCCGACGAGTTCGTGGCCAAGCTCGGCGCGCGCGCCAAGGCCCTGCCCCTGGGCGACCCGCGCAAGGGCCCGGTGGTGCTCGGCTCGGTGGTGGACATGGCCACGGTGCACCGCTGCAACGCGCTCATCGACGACGCGCTGGCCAAGGGCGCCACGCTGGTGTGCGGCGGCAAGAGCGACAGCACGCTGATGCAGGCCACCGTGCTCGACCACGTGACGGCCGAGATGGACATCTACCGCGAGGAGTCGTTCGGCCCCGTCAAGCCCGTGGTGCGCGTGAATGGCGTGGAAGAAGCCATTGCCTGCGCCAACGACAACGAGTTCGGTCTGTCATCCGCCGTGTTCAGCCGCGATGTGGCCAAGGCGTGGAACGTCGCGGCGCGCATCGAGTCGGGGATCTGTCACGTCAACGGGCCGACGGTGCATGACGAGGGGCAGATGCCGTTCGGTGGGGTGAAGAGTTCGGGGTACGGGCGGTTTGGGGGGATGGCGGGGGTGCGGGAGTTCACGGAGCTGCGCTGGATCACGGTGCAGACAACCCCGAGACACTATCCATTTTGA
- a CDS encoding ABC transporter ATP-binding protein has translation MSGAHLTVQGLVTGYNGFQVLQDLSLEAQPGITVIVGPNGAGKTTLLKALAGLLPRQGTVQLDGQAVPALNATACVQRGLALVAEGRQLFPQMTVTENLELGGWLVPSRVRAERLAQAFEDFPRLKERAQQLAGTMSGGEQQMVAVARAMMSGPRLLMLDEPSLGLAPRMVDELLAIVQRIAAQGVTVLMVEQNVRKALQVAQRGYVLERGRIVASGDAATLLQSDAVRQAYLGVA, from the coding sequence ATGAGCGGCGCACACCTCACGGTACAAGGGCTGGTCACGGGCTACAACGGCTTTCAGGTGCTGCAGGACCTGTCGCTTGAGGCCCAGCCCGGCATCACGGTGATCGTCGGCCCCAACGGCGCCGGCAAGACCACGTTGCTCAAGGCGCTGGCCGGCCTGCTGCCGCGCCAGGGCACGGTGCAGCTCGACGGCCAGGCCGTGCCGGCCCTCAATGCGACCGCCTGCGTGCAACGCGGCCTGGCCCTGGTGGCCGAGGGCCGCCAGCTGTTTCCACAGATGACGGTGACCGAGAACCTGGAGCTCGGCGGTTGGTTGGTGCCCTCGCGGGTGCGCGCCGAGCGCCTGGCCCAGGCCTTCGAGGACTTTCCGCGCCTCAAGGAGCGTGCCCAGCAACTGGCCGGCACCATGAGCGGCGGCGAGCAGCAGATGGTGGCCGTGGCCCGCGCCATGATGAGCGGCCCGCGCCTGTTGATGCTGGACGAGCCCTCGCTGGGCCTGGCCCCACGCATGGTGGACGAGCTGCTGGCCATCGTGCAGCGCATCGCGGCTCAGGGCGTCACCGTGCTCATGGTGGAGCAGAACGTGCGCAAGGCGCTGCAGGTGGCCCAGCGCGGCTATGTGCTGGAGCGCGGGCGCATCGTGGCCTCGGGCGATGCCGCCACGCTGCTGCAGTCCGACGCCGTGCGCCAGGCCTACCTGGGCGTTGCCTGA
- a CDS encoding ABC transporter ATP-binding protein: MSEALLTIDSVTVRFGGLTAVDGVSATLHAGELIGIIGPNGAGKTTFFNAISGVQPPTSGTLHCGADNLTGKGPHHYAAHGIARTFQTPRVFPDMTVRDNVRFGMQFAGRHRQGPVGLRSEDEILAMLGLSALAERPAADVTPSQQRLLEIGMALGTRPRLLLLDEVAAGLTEAEVDAMAQRIRRLRDDWGLTVVWIEHAVTTLLKYVERVLVLHQGRKIADGTPAEVVRNPEVIEAYLGDEMGTQATPEGATA, from the coding sequence ATGTCTGAAGCCCTGCTGACCATCGACAGCGTGACCGTGCGCTTTGGCGGGCTGACCGCCGTGGACGGCGTGAGCGCCACGCTGCACGCCGGCGAGCTGATCGGCATCATCGGCCCCAACGGCGCGGGCAAGACCACGTTCTTCAACGCCATCTCGGGCGTGCAGCCACCGACCTCGGGCACGCTGCACTGCGGTGCCGACAACCTGACCGGCAAGGGCCCGCACCACTATGCGGCCCACGGCATCGCGCGCACCTTCCAGACGCCGCGCGTGTTCCCGGACATGACGGTGCGCGACAACGTGCGCTTTGGCATGCAGTTCGCGGGCCGCCACCGCCAGGGGCCCGTGGGCCTGCGCAGCGAGGACGAGATCCTGGCCATGCTGGGCCTGTCGGCCCTGGCCGAGCGGCCCGCGGCCGATGTGACGCCTTCGCAGCAGCGCCTGCTGGAGATCGGCATGGCCCTGGGCACGCGCCCGCGCCTCTTGCTGCTCGACGAGGTGGCCGCCGGCCTGACCGAGGCCGAGGTGGACGCCATGGCCCAACGCATCCGCCGCCTGCGCGATGACTGGGGCCTCACGGTGGTGTGGATCGAGCATGCGGTGACCACGCTGCTCAAGTACGTGGAGCGCGTGCTGGTGCTGCACCAGGGCCGCAAGATCGCCGATGGCACGCCCGCCGAGGTGGTGCGCAACCCGGAGGTGATCGAGGCCTACCTGGGCGATGAGATGGGCACACAGGCAACACCCGAAGGAGCCACGGCATGA
- a CDS encoding branched-chain amino acid ABC transporter permease, protein MKNSSSRPWLALAVGTAVVGTLPWLVSEFVASVLLSCLMYIALATSWSLFCGATRYLSLATSAFFGIGAYASATLLGSLPWPLVIVAGALIAAVVAVVMGAAVLHLRGTYFAVLTFGMTELIRHAVTFVEKQVSGTVGRVLTVVPSNETVYLTVLLIAAAAIATAIAIQRSRFGLALSGIGADEQRAQTLGVDTRLAKIAGFGITAAFAGAVGAAMAVRWTYIEPAAVFSPFIGFQTVLIALIGGAASIGGPVLAAIVFSLLAETLRLQLPYGYMMVLGLLLILCVMYLPNGLATLWQRKRAATPATEASHV, encoded by the coding sequence ATGAAAAATTCATCCTCAAGGCCCTGGCTCGCGCTCGCCGTGGGCACGGCCGTGGTCGGCACCCTGCCCTGGCTGGTGTCCGAGTTCGTGGCCTCGGTGCTGCTCAGCTGCCTGATGTACATCGCGCTGGCCACCAGCTGGTCGCTGTTCTGCGGCGCCACGCGCTACCTGTCGCTGGCCACATCGGCCTTCTTCGGCATCGGGGCCTATGCCAGCGCCACGCTGCTCGGTAGCCTGCCCTGGCCGCTGGTGATCGTGGCCGGCGCGCTGATCGCCGCCGTGGTGGCCGTGGTCATGGGTGCGGCGGTGCTGCACCTGCGCGGCACCTATTTCGCGGTGCTCACCTTCGGCATGACGGAGCTGATCCGCCACGCGGTGACCTTTGTCGAAAAGCAGGTATCGGGCACGGTGGGCCGTGTGCTCACCGTGGTGCCCAGCAACGAGACGGTGTACCTCACGGTGCTGCTGATCGCGGCGGCGGCCATTGCGACCGCCATCGCCATCCAGCGCAGCCGCTTCGGCCTGGCGCTCTCGGGCATCGGGGCCGACGAGCAGCGTGCGCAGACCCTGGGCGTGGACACGCGCCTGGCGAAGATCGCGGGCTTCGGCATCACGGCCGCGTTTGCGGGCGCCGTGGGCGCGGCCATGGCCGTGCGCTGGACCTACATCGAACCGGCCGCCGTGTTCAGCCCCTTCATCGGCTTCCAGACGGTGCTGATCGCGCTGATCGGCGGGGCGGCCAGCATCGGCGGGCCGGTGCTCGCGGCCATCGTCTTCAGCCTGCTGGCCGAGACGCTGCGCCTGCAGCTGCCCTATGGCTACATGATGGTGCTGGGCCTGCTGCTGATCCTGTGCGTGATGTACCTGCCCAACGGGCTGGCCACGCTGTGGCAGCGCAAGCGGGCGGCCACGCCTGCCACGGAGGCCAGCCATGTCTGA
- a CDS encoding branched-chain amino acid ABC transporter permease — MSLTSWAELVASGLITGGIYALVAMGLNLQYGLMRIMNISHGEFLMLGAFITWWAHTAWGWSPLLLMPIAFIALFVLGVAVHALCFKRLAARAPNVDVFEARSLMVGFGLMFLVQNTALLIWGGDLRGYEYLADPVQVAGMRFTENKLVLFGVALALSAALIALLKLTLLGKAVRALMQSPTGAQLVGINTRRLHPMMFGIGLGLSGVAGALLSMTYEISPSMGEPYTVTALIVITLGGFGSLAGSLAGGLLLGVVEALGMHFSSPSLKMLLSYAVFIGVLIWRPNGLFKK; from the coding sequence ATGTCCTTGACCTCCTGGGCCGAACTGGTCGCCAGCGGCCTCATTACCGGCGGCATCTACGCGCTGGTGGCCATGGGCCTGAACCTGCAGTACGGGCTGATGCGCATCATGAACATCTCGCATGGCGAGTTCCTGATGCTCGGCGCCTTCATCACCTGGTGGGCGCACACCGCCTGGGGCTGGTCGCCGCTGCTGCTGATGCCCATCGCCTTCATCGCGCTGTTCGTGCTGGGGGTGGCGGTGCATGCGCTGTGCTTCAAGCGCCTGGCGGCGCGCGCGCCGAACGTGGACGTGTTCGAGGCGCGCAGCCTGATGGTGGGCTTCGGCCTGATGTTCCTGGTGCAGAACACCGCCCTGCTGATCTGGGGTGGCGACCTGCGCGGCTACGAGTACCTGGCCGACCCGGTGCAGGTGGCGGGCATGCGCTTCACCGAGAACAAGCTGGTGCTGTTCGGCGTGGCGCTGGCGCTGTCGGCCGCGCTGATCGCGCTGCTCAAGCTCACCTTGCTGGGCAAGGCCGTGCGGGCGCTGATGCAGTCGCCCACGGGCGCGCAGCTCGTGGGCATCAACACCCGGCGCCTGCACCCGATGATGTTCGGCATTGGCCTGGGCCTGTCGGGCGTGGCCGGTGCGCTCTTGTCGATGACCTACGAGATCTCGCCGTCGATGGGCGAGCCCTACACCGTCACTGCGCTCATCGTCATCACGCTGGGCGGCTTCGGCAGCCTGGCGGGCAGCCTGGCCGGGGGCCTGCTGCTGGGTGTGGTCGAGGCGCTGGGCATGCACTTCAGCAGCCCCTCCCTCAAGATGCTGCTGAGCTATGCGGTGTTCATCGGCGTGCTGATCTGGCGCCCCAACGGACTGTTCAAGAAATGA
- a CDS encoding amino acid ABC transporter substrate-binding protein, with translation MTTHSPSQPSKRQWIKGAAATVGALAVAPQLLAQGSGSAPVRIGYAIARTGPWAAGAQVSQEPNYLLWADQVNTAGGLSIKGAKRPIELIGYDDRSETETCVRTFEKLMGSDKVDLILPPWGSGANFAIAPLANRFGYPLLAPTALSRKLIDMNLPYFFSLLQQPDKMMGALVDMLVANGVKSVAIVYMDDLFGLENFAALNSALKKTSIQVVERKSYPLGVKDLAPVLRGIKDQNPDAFIGITYPPDTILASRQAREVGLNPKFFYASVGTAFQLYKNVMQANTEGVIGMGSWSVKTSPEAKAYFDAHVKKFNKEPDRWASGHAWAGLQILQQAVEKVGLDRKALREHIARNEFKTILGGIRFAGSENASIPGTVSQWQGSDFEVVWPKDRATAQLNTNKPAWK, from the coding sequence ATGACAACGCATTCACCATCCCAACCCTCCAAGCGCCAATGGATCAAGGGGGCCGCCGCCACCGTGGGCGCGCTGGCCGTGGCGCCGCAGCTGCTGGCCCAAGGCAGTGGCAGCGCCCCCGTGCGCATCGGCTACGCGATTGCCCGCACGGGCCCCTGGGCCGCAGGCGCCCAGGTCAGCCAGGAGCCCAACTACCTGCTGTGGGCCGACCAGGTGAACACCGCCGGCGGCCTGAGCATCAAGGGCGCCAAGCGCCCGATCGAGCTCATCGGCTACGACGACCGCAGCGAGACCGAGACCTGCGTGCGCACGTTTGAAAAGCTCATGGGCAGCGACAAGGTGGACCTGATCCTGCCGCCCTGGGGCTCGGGCGCCAACTTCGCCATCGCGCCGCTGGCCAACCGCTTCGGCTACCCGCTGCTGGCGCCCACGGCGCTGTCGCGCAAGCTGATCGACATGAACCTGCCCTACTTCTTCTCGCTGCTGCAGCAGCCCGACAAGATGATGGGCGCGCTGGTGGACATGCTGGTGGCCAACGGCGTGAAGTCGGTGGCCATCGTCTACATGGACGATCTGTTCGGCCTGGAGAACTTCGCGGCGCTGAACAGCGCGCTCAAGAAGACCAGCATCCAGGTGGTGGAGAGGAAGAGCTACCCGCTCGGCGTGAAGGACCTGGCGCCCGTGCTGCGCGGCATCAAGGACCAGAACCCCGACGCCTTCATCGGCATCACCTACCCGCCCGACACCATCCTGGCCAGCCGCCAGGCGCGCGAGGTGGGGCTGAACCCCAAGTTCTTCTACGCTTCGGTGGGCACCGCCTTCCAGCTGTACAAGAACGTGATGCAGGCCAACACCGAAGGCGTGATCGGCATGGGATCGTGGAGCGTGAAGACCAGCCCCGAGGCCAAGGCCTATTTCGACGCCCACGTGAAGAAGTTCAACAAGGAGCCCGACCGCTGGGCCAGCGGCCATGCCTGGGCGGGCCTGCAGATATTGCAGCAGGCCGTGGAGAAGGTGGGGCTGGACCGCAAGGCGCTGCGCGAGCACATCGCCAGGAACGAGTTCAAGACCATCCTGGGAGGCATCCGCTTTGCAGGCAGCGAGAACGCATCCATCCCCGGCACGGTGAGCCAGTGGCAGGGCAGCGACTTCGAGGTGGTGTGGCCCAAGGACCGCGCCACGGCGCAGCTGAACACCAACAAGCCTGCCTGGAAGTAA